Sequence from the Deltaproteobacteria bacterium genome:
GCCACTTCGACCGGGCGGCGCTCGGGATCGTGCTGGCCGGCCTGTGCGACGCCCTCGACGGCCGGGTGGCGCGGCTCGCGCGCTCGACCTCGCGCTTCGGGAGCGAGTACGACTCGCTGGCCGACGTGGTCTCGTTCGGCGTCGCACCCGCCTTCCTGGCCTACATGGCGGGCGAGCTCTCCGCGCTCCAGCGCACCGGCTGGATCCTCGCCTTCCTGTTCACCGCCTGCGCCGCGCTGCGCCTCGCGCGCTTCAACGTCCAGGCCTCCCGCTACGCGGGACGCTTCGAAGGCCTGCCGAGCCCCGCCGCGGCCGGCATGGTCGCTAGCACCCAGTGGTTCGCGTCCTTCCTGCTCGAGCAGGGCCACGACCTGTTGGTGCCGCCGCTCGTGGTCGGCTCGCTGCTCGCGGGCCTCGGGCTCCTGATGGTGAGCGCGGTGCCCTACCGCAGCTTCAAGGAGATCGACCTGCGCCACGGCTTCCGCACGGTGGTGCTGGTGATCGTGGCGCTGGCCGTGATCCTCCAGGAGCCGTCGTTCTGGTTCTTCGCGCTCGGCGCCGCCTACGTCGCGTCGGGACCGCTCGAGTGGGCGTGGCGTGTGCTCTCCGGCCGCCGCCTCGTGGCGGCGCCGGCTCCCGCGCCGAGCGAACCGATCCAGGAGACCCGGGCATGAGCACAGCGCCCTCCGAACAGGTCCTGCTCTTCGACACCACGCTGCGGGACGGCGAGCAGTCGCCCGGCTGCAGCATGAACCTCCAGGAGAAGCTGACCCTCGCGCGCCAGCTCGAGCGGCTCGGCGTGGACGTGATCGAGGCGGGCTTCCCGGTCGCGAGCGAGGGCGACTTCGAGGCCGTGAAGGCGATCGCGCGCGAGGTGCGCGGGCCGGTGATCTGCGGGCTCGCGCGCACCGGCCAGGCCGACGTGGAGCGCGCCGGGCGGGCCCTCGAGGGGGCGGCGCGCCCGCGCATCCACACCTTCATCGCCACCAGCGACATCCACCTCGAGCACAAGCTGCGCATGAGCCGCGAACGCGTGCTCGAGGAGATCGATCGCGCCGTGCGCCAGGCGCGCGGCTTCACCGACGACGTCGAGTTCTCGGCCGAGGACGCGACGCGCTCGGACCAGGCCTTCCTGGTGGAGGCCTTCGGTGTCGCGATCGCGGCGGGCGCCACGACGCTGAACGTCCCCGATACGGTCGGCTACACCACGCCCGACGAGTTCGGCGCCCTGATCCGCCACCTGCGCGCGCACGTGCCCGGAATCGCGCGCGCCCGCCTCTCGGCCCACTGCCACGACGACCTCGGGCTCTCGGTCGCGAACAGCCTGGCGGCCGTTCGGGCCGGCGCGCGCCAGGTGGAGTGCACGGTGAACGGGATCGGCGAGCGGGCAGGCAACACGGCCATGGAAGAGGTGGTGATGGCGATCCGGACCCGGCCGGAGGTCTTCGCGGGCGTGCACACCGGTGTGCGCAGCGAGGAGATCTATCCGACCAGCCGGCTGCTCGCCTCGATCATCGGGATCGGCGTCCAGCCGAACAAGGCG
This genomic interval carries:
- a CDS encoding 2-isopropylmalate synthase produces the protein MSTAPSEQVLLFDTTLRDGEQSPGCSMNLQEKLTLARQLERLGVDVIEAGFPVASEGDFEAVKAIAREVRGPVICGLARTGQADVERAGRALEGAARPRIHTFIATSDIHLEHKLRMSRERVLEEIDRAVRQARGFTDDVEFSAEDATRSDQAFLVEAFGVAIAAGATTLNVPDTVGYTTPDEFGALIRHLRAHVPGIARARLSAHCHDDLGLSVANSLAAVRAGARQVECTVNGIGERAGNTAMEEVVMAIRTRPEVFAGVHTGVRSEEIYPTSRLLASIIGIGVQPNKAIVGANAFAHEAGIHQDGVLKAAITYEIMTPRSIGRPSNELVLGKHSGRHAFRERLAELGFGLEGEELERAFKRFKDLADKKKSIFNEDLEAIVADAVVQSDERFAFRQLTVLSGSFPQPTATVELAIDGRPRKTTANGVGPVDAIFKAVAELTETKSELVRYQVNAITAGLDAQGEVAVTLSEGGRRVIGHGAHYDVLVASAKAYVHALNKLEWHKQRHAVAEPKGV
- the pssA gene encoding CDP-diacylglycerol--serine O-phosphatidyltransferase, with product MSASWQEPDGGHGPLRRRRRRRRRRGERRRGLYLLPQLFTTGNLFFGFFSMIQSTQGHFDRAALGIVLAGLCDALDGRVARLARSTSRFGSEYDSLADVVSFGVAPAFLAYMAGELSALQRTGWILAFLFTACAALRLARFNVQASRYAGRFEGLPSPAAAGMVASTQWFASFLLEQGHDLLVPPLVVGSLLAGLGLLMVSAVPYRSFKEIDLRHGFRTVVLVIVALAVILQEPSFWFFALGAAYVASGPLEWAWRVLSGRRLVAAPAPAPSEPIQETRA